One Halostagnicola kamekurae DNA segment encodes these proteins:
- a CDS encoding Nmad3 family putative nucleotide modification protein, producing the protein MTVVLAGVGADTTNLGALGALTEDGRFDYVPIPEKTRHTSESETLGSWPLRTRDGVAADLASTISPRPIADEETRLSGADLAEWPLHRDPNFDALTYGEHRNGYVSRLRALEPGDVVGFYAGLRRPDGDRAHRYLLGYFTVDAVDVLEPDASADRRRAVLEAHSENAHAKRARDGLAYHPDKTIALVNGREPGGLFDRQPIRLSEYYVKSGNERAQYYLRETVADAFSVTAGGENMMYKPAYRCSISGESFRELVGVPGERSSEHGHIADLG; encoded by the coding sequence ATGACTGTCGTCCTCGCCGGGGTCGGCGCCGATACCACGAACCTCGGCGCGCTCGGAGCGCTTACCGAAGACGGACGCTTCGATTACGTGCCGATTCCCGAAAAAACGCGCCACACGAGCGAATCCGAAACGCTCGGGTCGTGGCCCCTCCGCACTCGAGACGGCGTCGCGGCCGATCTCGCGAGTACGATCTCGCCGCGGCCGATCGCCGACGAGGAGACGCGTCTCTCCGGGGCCGACCTCGCCGAGTGGCCGCTCCACCGCGATCCGAACTTCGACGCGCTGACCTACGGCGAACACCGGAACGGCTACGTCTCCCGTCTGCGCGCCCTCGAACCCGGCGACGTCGTCGGATTTTACGCCGGGCTCCGCCGACCGGACGGCGACCGGGCACACCGGTACCTTCTTGGCTACTTCACGGTCGATGCGGTCGACGTCCTCGAGCCGGACGCGTCCGCCGACCGGCGGCGAGCCGTCCTCGAGGCCCACTCGGAAAACGCCCACGCGAAGCGGGCGCGTGACGGGCTTGCCTACCACCCGGACAAGACGATCGCACTGGTCAACGGCCGCGAACCCGGCGGCTTGTTCGATCGACAGCCGATTCGACTCAGCGAGTACTACGTCAAATCCGGCAACGAGCGGGCACAGTACTACCTCCGCGAGACGGTCGCCGACGCGTTCTCGGTCACGGCCGGCGGCGAGAACATGATGTACAAGCCGGCCTACCGCTGTTCGATCTCCGGCGAGTCGTTCCGCGAGCTCGTTGGAGTCCCGGGTGAACGCTCGAGCGAACACGGCCACATCGCGGATCTCGGGTGA
- a CDS encoding EamA family transporter produces MVRRYLALSLVAFVAYSLVAPVMKIAMESIPSTMAVFLSNFVMLVFVGGVLVYREIPVRPYLNHPKTPYIAGWGITLAVGLLAYYRALELGPVSVVVPIYGLFIALSSVIGIVFLEESLTARKVAGIGFALLAIVLMSL; encoded by the coding sequence GTGGTCCGTCGCTATCTCGCTCTCTCGCTCGTCGCGTTCGTCGCGTACAGCCTGGTCGCGCCGGTGATGAAAATCGCGATGGAGTCGATCCCGAGCACGATGGCCGTCTTCCTCTCGAACTTCGTCATGCTCGTGTTCGTCGGCGGCGTGTTAGTCTACAGGGAAATTCCGGTCCGGCCGTACCTGAACCATCCGAAGACGCCCTATATCGCCGGGTGGGGGATCACGCTAGCGGTCGGTCTCCTGGCGTACTATCGCGCGCTCGAGCTCGGCCCCGTCAGCGTCGTCGTCCCCATCTACGGGCTCTTTATCGCCCTGAGTTCCGTCATCGGTATCGTCTTCCTCGAGGAATCGCTCACGGCTCGAAAAGTGGCGGGTATCGGGTTCGCACTGCTCGCTATCGTGCTCATGTCCCTGTGA
- a CDS encoding cupin domain-containing protein yields the protein MEKVEIDEVDNEPNPMAAQSVRRPVSDALGTTDFAMNYFELEPGESFSGGYHTHHDQEEVFYVLEGTATFETENGPLTVDAGELVRFAPGEFQQGTNEGDDPLVGWALGAPDSSHNWEDIESVVYCRACDSETKHGLEITDGGGFRLNCSNCDSSFTIA from the coding sequence ATGGAGAAAGTCGAAATCGACGAGGTCGACAACGAGCCGAATCCGATGGCAGCACAGTCAGTTCGGCGGCCGGTGTCGGACGCCCTCGGAACGACCGATTTCGCCATGAACTACTTCGAACTCGAGCCGGGCGAGTCCTTTTCGGGCGGCTATCACACCCACCATGATCAGGAGGAGGTCTTCTACGTACTCGAGGGGACAGCGACGTTCGAGACGGAAAACGGACCTCTCACCGTCGACGCTGGTGAACTCGTCCGATTCGCCCCCGGCGAGTTTCAGCAGGGGACCAACGAGGGCGACGACCCCCTCGTCGGCTGGGCCCTGGGCGCGCCCGACTCGAGTCACAACTGGGAGGACATCGAATCGGTCGTCTACTGTCGGGCCTGCGACTCCGAAACCAAACATGGCCTCGAAATCACAGACGGGGGCGGCTTCCGGCTCAACTGCTCGAACTGCGACAGTTCGTTTACGATCGCGTAA
- a CDS encoding transcription elongation factor Spt5, which translates to MAIYAVKTTASQERTVADMIINREEPDIHAALAPDSLTSYVMVEADGSAVINRVLEDIPHARTIVPGESDISEVEHFLSPKPDVEGIAEGDIVELIAGPFKGEKAQVQRIDEGKDQVTVELYEATVPIPVTVRGDQIRVLDSDER; encoded by the coding sequence ATGGCGATCTACGCAGTCAAAACCACAGCGAGTCAAGAGCGCACCGTCGCAGACATGATCATCAACCGCGAAGAGCCGGATATCCACGCCGCGCTCGCACCCGACTCGCTGACCTCCTACGTGATGGTCGAGGCCGACGGGAGCGCGGTAATCAACCGCGTTCTCGAGGACATTCCGCACGCCCGAACCATCGTTCCGGGCGAGTCGGACATCTCCGAGGTCGAGCACTTCCTCTCGCCGAAACCGGACGTCGAGGGGATCGCGGAAGGCGACATCGTCGAACTCATCGCCGGGCCGTTCAAAGGCGAGAAAGCACAGGTGCAACGCATCGACGAGGGCAAGGATCAGGTGACCGTCGAACTGTACGAGGCGACGGTTCCGATTCCAGTGACGGTACGGGGCGATCAGATTCGCGTGCTTGATAGCGACGAACGGTAG
- a CDS encoding YcaO-like family protein, producing the protein MEVHVVADDPVRAAIDAALSDIDITTRDAEPTALSGARFAIVSDVVGSDTFERALDATRAGETPWIAVEIGGVGGHPIADVDAAVSGFAPATACYDCLRQRVASTRASEESLEQPSADRSAARLAGAIAGRECVRTFSGDGESIVGRVRELPYASRRCLPVPTCKCGSDGRDRTLDLADESSLELEQAVERAELAIDSRLGPVRSIGEAESFPAPYYLATLADTDPFSDASASKQSAGVDDDWNAALMKAVGEGLERYCAGVYRDAALRYASVDDLENPVSPLELVRPEDAPEFDSSTTCRWVDGVDLESGESAQLPAAAVHFPQPGDPLVPAITTGLGLGSSTADAVRSGLTEVIERDATMLSWYSTYEPIGLDVEDEAYDRLERRARSEGLTATALLVTQDVDVPVVAVAVYREDAEPGGDDRWPRFAAGSAAALDGTAAARSALAEALQNWMELRGIGRDEADTATGQIGHYASFPDPVREFVDVERTIPADRVGPDPAPTGSDALEELVSRTNAAGLRPYAARVTTRDVERLGFEAVRVVVPGAQPLFTDEPYFGDRATDVPDELGFEPALEREFHPYP; encoded by the coding sequence ATGGAGGTCCACGTCGTCGCCGACGACCCGGTTCGAGCCGCTATCGACGCCGCGCTGTCCGATATCGATATCACGACCCGAGACGCCGAGCCGACGGCGCTTTCCGGCGCCCGATTCGCGATCGTCAGCGACGTCGTCGGCTCGGACACGTTCGAGCGGGCGCTTGATGCGACTCGAGCGGGGGAGACCCCCTGGATCGCCGTCGAGATCGGCGGCGTCGGCGGCCACCCGATCGCAGACGTCGACGCGGCCGTGTCGGGGTTCGCGCCGGCGACGGCCTGTTACGACTGTCTCCGCCAGCGCGTCGCCTCGACTCGAGCCAGCGAGGAGTCGCTTGAGCAGCCGAGCGCGGATCGGAGCGCGGCCCGACTCGCCGGGGCGATCGCGGGCCGTGAGTGCGTTCGGACGTTTAGCGGGGACGGGGAATCGATCGTGGGCCGCGTTCGCGAACTCCCTTACGCGAGCCGGCGGTGTCTGCCGGTCCCGACCTGCAAGTGCGGGAGCGACGGACGGGACCGGACGCTCGATCTCGCCGACGAGTCGTCGCTCGAACTCGAGCAGGCGGTCGAGCGAGCCGAACTGGCGATCGACTCCCGGCTGGGGCCGGTCCGCTCGATCGGCGAGGCCGAGTCATTCCCGGCGCCGTACTATCTGGCGACGCTCGCCGATACCGACCCGTTCAGCGACGCGAGCGCCTCGAAGCAATCAGCCGGCGTCGACGACGACTGGAACGCCGCGCTGATGAAGGCAGTCGGCGAAGGTCTCGAGCGCTACTGCGCCGGCGTGTACCGCGACGCCGCGCTCCGATACGCGTCCGTCGACGACCTCGAGAATCCCGTCTCGCCGCTCGAGCTCGTCCGGCCCGAAGACGCGCCGGAATTCGATTCGTCGACGACGTGTCGCTGGGTCGACGGCGTCGACCTCGAGAGCGGCGAGTCCGCACAGCTTCCCGCTGCGGCCGTTCACTTCCCCCAGCCCGGCGATCCCCTCGTCCCGGCGATCACGACCGGACTCGGGCTCGGTTCCTCGACCGCGGACGCCGTTCGATCGGGGCTGACGGAAGTGATAGAGCGCGACGCGACGATGCTCTCGTGGTACTCGACATACGAACCGATCGGTCTCGACGTCGAGGACGAGGCCTACGACCGACTCGAGCGCAGGGCTCGAAGCGAGGGGCTCACCGCGACCGCGCTGTTGGTGACTCAGGACGTGGACGTCCCCGTCGTTGCCGTCGCCGTCTACCGAGAAGATGCTGAACCGGGCGGCGACGATCGCTGGCCCCGGTTCGCAGCCGGCTCTGCGGCGGCGCTCGACGGAACCGCCGCCGCTCGCTCGGCGCTTGCAGAGGCGCTCCAAAACTGGATGGAACTCCGCGGAATCGGGCGGGACGAGGCCGATACCGCGACCGGGCAGATCGGCCACTACGCGTCGTTTCCCGACCCGGTCAGGGAGTTCGTCGACGTCGAACGAACGATCCCCGCAGACCGCGTGGGCCCGGACCCGGCGCCGACCGGATCGGACGCTCTCGAGGAACTCGTCTCCCGGACGAACGCGGCGGGCCTTCGGCCTTACGCGGCGCGAGTGACGACACGAGACGTCGAACGACTCGGGTTCGAGGCGGTTCGGGTCGTGGTTCCCGGCGCACAGCCGCTTTTCACCGACGAGCCGTACTTCGGCGACCGCGCAACCGATGTGCCCGACGAACTCGGTTTCGAACCCGCCCTCGAACGCGAGTTCCACCCCTATCCCTGA
- a CDS encoding acyltransferase, with protein MTDDTDSDDGTNRRHDRVRVHATPGSGNSLSHWTSARNPLQVAINYLVIWLVRISPSLRLKRWLMRRIGVRVGDGVSWGLEATPDVFWPELITVEDRAIVGYDATILCHEFLQDKYRTGEVVVGERAMIGAGAIVLPGVEIGADARVAANSLVTRDVAPGETVAGVPARPMGGDSSDDAE; from the coding sequence GTGACCGACGATACGGATTCAGACGACGGAACGAATCGGCGACACGACCGCGTCCGTGTCCACGCCACGCCCGGATCGGGGAACTCGCTCTCTCACTGGACGAGCGCTCGGAACCCGCTGCAGGTCGCGATCAATTACCTCGTGATCTGGCTCGTTCGTATCTCACCGAGCCTGCGGCTCAAGCGCTGGCTGATGCGCCGAATCGGCGTGCGCGTCGGCGACGGCGTCTCGTGGGGGCTCGAGGCGACGCCCGACGTCTTCTGGCCCGAGCTAATTACCGTCGAGGATCGGGCTATCGTCGGCTACGACGCGACGATCCTGTGTCACGAGTTCCTCCAGGACAAGTATCGAACCGGCGAGGTCGTGGTGGGCGAGCGGGCGATGATCGGTGCGGGAGCGATCGTCTTGCCCGGCGTCGAAATCGGCGCCGACGCGCGCGTGGCGGCGAACTCGCTCGTCACTCGAGACGTGGCTCCCGGGGAGACGGTCGCGGGCGTTCCCGCCCGGCCGATGGGGGGCGACTCGAGCGACGACGCCGAGTAA
- a CDS encoding DUF5794 domain-containing protein: protein MSTSQHPVALSLERFVSDDAKLLALVMALPLVDGVFPAMILAGAVDDPIGAIQVGLLIFGGSATVAVILAEMDGSPREQAAIVLVVGLPLIALAAVQAALAPTIESVVNIAIFERFAALVIAAIAAHTASATVGEYIPNPGIIIALGLLASLEPSGAELAFEADPALIANGTLAAGVGVLFALTVAVAGPYLRTYMDIDRFRFGSAVALGLLPLSLLGMAFGEAPLAALLVAAVLSIDPQFDGEAARETLETAPRPDGGSAEDRSNATEPKVPDSSDSEDDTYPGDDSTDTAGRAPWL from the coding sequence ATGAGCACGTCACAGCACCCGGTCGCACTCAGCCTCGAGCGATTCGTCAGCGACGACGCCAAACTGCTCGCGCTGGTCATGGCCCTGCCGCTCGTCGACGGCGTGTTCCCGGCGATGATCCTCGCTGGCGCGGTCGACGACCCGATCGGCGCGATTCAGGTCGGGCTCCTGATTTTCGGCGGCAGCGCGACCGTCGCCGTGATCCTCGCGGAGATGGACGGCTCGCCGAGAGAGCAGGCGGCCATCGTCCTAGTCGTCGGCCTGCCGTTGATCGCCCTCGCCGCGGTACAGGCGGCGCTCGCGCCGACGATCGAGAGCGTCGTGAACATCGCCATCTTCGAACGCTTCGCGGCGCTTGTGATCGCGGCCATCGCGGCCCACACCGCGAGTGCCACCGTCGGCGAGTACATCCCGAACCCCGGCATCATCATCGCGCTGGGGCTGCTCGCGAGCCTCGAGCCGAGCGGCGCCGAACTGGCCTTCGAGGCCGACCCCGCGCTGATCGCCAACGGGACCCTCGCGGCCGGCGTCGGCGTCCTGTTCGCCCTCACGGTCGCCGTCGCCGGTCCGTACCTCCGGACCTACATGGACATCGATCGGTTCCGATTCGGCAGCGCCGTCGCGCTCGGACTGCTCCCCCTCTCGCTGCTCGGGATGGCCTTCGGCGAGGCGCCGCTCGCGGCCCTGCTCGTCGCCGCCGTGCTCTCGATCGATCCCCAGTTCGACGGCGAGGCCGCTCGAGAAACCCTCGAGACCGCTCCCCGACCGGACGGCGGCAGCGCCGAAGACCGATCGAACGCGACCGAACCGAAGGTGCCCGACTCGAGCGACTCCGAGGACGACACCTACCCCGGCGACGATTCGACCGACACCGCGGGCCGAGCCCCCTGGCTGTGA
- a CDS encoding EamA family transporter, whose translation MEYLLWVVLAVLAYSAVAPLTSIATREVPAGVGLFLATIVFLVIATVVLFLTDAADPSYAVSPDAAYIYVGGLFLTIGILAYTSALEAGPVSVVVPIYGMFIVGSSVLGIVFLDETLSVTRGAGIACAIVAIYLSAGER comes from the coding sequence ATGGAGTATCTGCTGTGGGTCGTCCTCGCCGTTCTGGCGTACTCGGCCGTCGCCCCGCTCACGAGTATCGCGACGCGAGAAGTGCCGGCAGGGGTGGGGCTCTTTCTCGCGACGATCGTGTTTCTCGTGATCGCGACGGTCGTGTTGTTCCTGACGGACGCCGCCGACCCGTCCTACGCGGTCTCACCGGACGCCGCGTATATTTACGTCGGCGGACTGTTTCTCACGATCGGCATTCTCGCGTACACGTCAGCGCTCGAGGCCGGTCCCGTCAGCGTCGTCGTACCGATTTACGGCATGTTCATCGTCGGGAGCTCCGTGCTGGGCATCGTCTTTCTCGACGAGACGCTCTCGGTAACTCGCGGTGCTGGCATCGCCTGTGCGATCGTCGCGATCTACCTGAGCGCGGGTGAGCGGTAG
- the guaB gene encoding IMP dehydrogenase has protein sequence MANDAPEHEPYSSKLRVPEALTFDDVLLRPKESRVEPDDADLTSRVSKSIEVSVPIISAAMDTVTESEMAVAMARHGGLGVLHRNMNVDEMVEEIHRVKSADDLIIPTDSVVTADPEMTVREVDEMMVREGVGGAPVVNTRGEVLGIISSTDIRPHLEVNEDDAVTEAMTDEVITASEDIDARDAFDLMYEHKIERVPVVDDENLLVGLVTMQGILQRREYGEAVRDDDGRLRCGVAVGPFETDRAEAADEAGVDILFIDCAHAHNLNVIEGAREIKESVDADVVVGNVGTREAAEDLVDFADGIKVGIGPGSICTTRVVSGSGMPQITAVSQVADVASRHDVPVIADGGIRYSGDAIKSIAAGADAVMLGSYFAGTEEAPGRVVTMNGKKYKQYRGMGSVGAMKSGDSDRYLKDEPQDDDEYVPEGVEAATPYKGTLESELHQLAGGMQSGMGYVGGETIPEFKERSEFVRVSAAGQAESHAHDVVITDEAPNYSPADE, from the coding sequence ATGGCGAACGACGCTCCCGAACACGAGCCGTATTCTTCGAAGCTTCGAGTACCGGAAGCCCTGACTTTCGACGACGTACTCCTTCGCCCGAAAGAGAGCCGCGTCGAGCCCGACGACGCGGATCTGACGAGTCGCGTCTCGAAATCTATCGAGGTCTCCGTTCCGATCATCTCCGCGGCGATGGATACCGTCACCGAGAGCGAGATGGCGGTCGCGATGGCTCGCCACGGCGGGCTCGGCGTCCTCCACCGGAACATGAACGTCGACGAGATGGTCGAGGAGATCCACCGCGTCAAAAGTGCCGACGACCTCATCATCCCGACCGACTCGGTCGTGACCGCCGATCCGGAGATGACCGTCCGCGAGGTCGACGAGATGATGGTCAGGGAAGGCGTCGGGGGCGCACCCGTCGTCAACACGCGCGGGGAAGTCCTCGGCATCATCTCGAGTACGGACATCCGGCCTCACCTCGAGGTCAACGAGGACGATGCGGTCACCGAGGCGATGACCGACGAGGTCATCACGGCATCGGAAGACATCGACGCGCGCGACGCCTTCGATCTGATGTACGAACACAAGATCGAGCGCGTCCCGGTCGTCGACGACGAGAACCTCCTCGTCGGCCTGGTGACGATGCAGGGGATCCTCCAGCGCCGCGAGTACGGCGAGGCGGTTCGCGACGACGACGGTCGACTCCGCTGTGGCGTCGCCGTCGGCCCGTTCGAAACGGACCGCGCGGAGGCAGCCGACGAGGCCGGCGTCGACATTCTCTTTATCGACTGTGCACACGCGCACAACCTGAACGTCATCGAGGGCGCCCGAGAGATCAAAGAGTCCGTCGACGCGGACGTCGTCGTCGGCAACGTCGGGACGCGAGAGGCGGCCGAGGATCTCGTCGACTTCGCCGACGGGATCAAGGTCGGCATCGGTCCGGGATCGATCTGTACGACGAGAGTCGTCTCGGGATCCGGAATGCCCCAGATCACCGCCGTCTCCCAGGTCGCGGACGTCGCGAGTCGACACGACGTGCCGGTGATCGCCGACGGCGGCATCCGCTACTCCGGAGACGCCATCAAGTCGATCGCAGCGGGCGCTGACGCGGTCATGCTCGGTTCGTACTTCGCCGGAACCGAAGAGGCGCCGGGTCGGGTCGTGACGATGAACGGCAAGAAGTACAAGCAGTACCGCGGCATGGGTTCGGTCGGCGCGATGAAGTCCGGCGACAGCGACCGGTACCTGAAAGACGAACCGCAGGACGACGACGAGTACGTCCCCGAAGGCGTCGAGGCCGCGACGCCGTACAAGGGCACCCTCGAGTCCGAACTCCACCAGCTCGCCGGCGGGATGCAGTCGGGGATGGGTTACGTCGGCGGCGAAACGATCCCCGAGTTCAAAGAGCGAAGCGAGTTCGTCCGCGTCTCGGCGGCCGGACAGGCCGAGAGCCACGCTCACGACGTCGTGATCACGGACGAAGCGCCGAACTACTCGCCGGCAGACGAGTGA
- a CDS encoding aldehyde dehydrogenase family protein, with amino-acid sequence MGAPTTRGQAEYGTVDDVGIAPDTGWNAQYIDGTWRSPGDRSTISVNAPATREPVGEVPQGTTDDLDEAFQIAETAQSEWAQMPPQERSRIVSTAAQILEEHMEELIHLIAIEGGGVRAKGEFEGGAAVGVASHAAGMALRNRGERSESTIPGKENIVVEEPVGVVGVITPWNFPTVLSMRAVAPAIALGNSVVLKPDEHTPVTGGLLLARVFELAGLPDGVLNVVTGYGEDIGDHFSGHEVPDVISFTGSTEIGRRVATNAVENFHFPALELGGNNAHIVTDDADLEVAIEAGAFGSFTHQGQVCISINRHLVHEDVYDDYVAGLAEAAEHVPVGDPLEDESIVGPIINESQFEEMTDYLEKTVDAGAVVEAGGESDFPYVEPTVLSNVTNDMAAACNEHFGPIAPVIPFSSDEEAIELANDTEMGLSGSVHCRDITRARAIAEQVETGMIHINDQPINDDPQAPFGGVKSSGMGRYNDRWIADEFTTTRWISVQHEPREY; translated from the coding sequence ATGGGAGCTCCCACAACTCGAGGGCAAGCAGAGTACGGAACGGTAGACGACGTCGGAATCGCTCCTGACACGGGATGGAACGCACAGTACATCGACGGCACGTGGCGGTCGCCGGGCGACCGATCGACCATCTCAGTGAACGCGCCGGCGACGCGGGAACCGGTCGGCGAGGTTCCGCAGGGAACGACCGACGATCTCGACGAGGCGTTCCAGATCGCGGAGACGGCACAGTCGGAGTGGGCACAGATGCCACCACAAGAACGCTCCCGAATCGTCTCGACGGCCGCACAGATCCTCGAGGAACACATGGAGGAACTCATCCACCTGATCGCGATAGAGGGTGGCGGCGTCCGCGCGAAGGGCGAGTTCGAAGGCGGAGCGGCCGTCGGCGTCGCATCCCACGCGGCGGGCATGGCGCTTCGGAATCGCGGCGAGCGCTCCGAATCGACGATTCCCGGGAAGGAGAACATCGTCGTCGAGGAACCGGTGGGCGTCGTGGGAGTCATCACGCCGTGGAACTTCCCGACGGTGCTCTCGATGCGCGCGGTCGCGCCGGCGATCGCACTCGGAAACAGCGTCGTCCTGAAGCCCGACGAGCACACGCCCGTCACGGGCGGACTCCTGCTCGCTCGAGTGTTCGAACTGGCCGGACTTCCGGACGGCGTGTTGAACGTCGTCACCGGCTACGGCGAGGATATCGGCGATCACTTCTCGGGCCACGAAGTGCCGGACGTAATCTCGTTTACCGGGTCGACCGAGATCGGCCGCCGCGTGGCGACCAACGCGGTCGAGAACTTCCACTTCCCGGCGCTGGAACTGGGCGGGAACAACGCCCACATCGTCACTGACGACGCCGATCTCGAGGTGGCGATCGAAGCCGGCGCTTTCGGTTCGTTCACCCATCAAGGACAGGTCTGTATCTCGATCAATCGACACCTCGTCCACGAGGACGTCTACGACGACTACGTCGCGGGGTTGGCCGAAGCCGCCGAGCACGTCCCCGTCGGGGACCCGCTCGAGGACGAGTCGATTGTCGGGCCGATCATCAACGAATCGCAGTTCGAGGAGATGACCGACTACCTCGAGAAGACCGTCGACGCGGGCGCGGTCGTCGAAGCCGGCGGCGAGTCCGACTTCCCCTATGTCGAACCGACCGTCCTCTCGAACGTGACGAACGACATGGCGGCGGCCTGTAACGAGCACTTCGGACCGATCGCACCCGTGATTCCGTTCTCGAGCGACGAGGAAGCGATCGAACTGGCCAACGACACGGAGATGGGGCTGTCGGGGTCGGTCCACTGTCGGGATATCACTCGGGCCCGCGCCATTGCAGAGCAAGTCGAGACCGGTATGATCCACATCAACGACCAACCGATCAACGACGATCCGCAGGCGCCGTTCGGCGGCGTCAAATCCTCTGGGATGGGGCGGTACAACGACCGATGGATCGCAGACGAGTTCACCACGACGCGCTGGATCTCCGTCCAGCACGAACCCCGAGAGTACTGA
- a CDS encoding DUF7565 family protein yields the protein MPWDCGIDGCGETFDDVEPAIVHQATEHERRECKVCGTIVPDGYLSIRHVFTEHSRAEYVRAYSASSEDVREREELLEEIESVADMEQIATELSR from the coding sequence ATGCCCTGGGACTGTGGAATCGATGGCTGCGGGGAAACCTTCGACGACGTCGAACCCGCGATCGTCCATCAGGCGACCGAACACGAGCGCCGCGAGTGCAAAGTCTGTGGAACCATCGTCCCAGACGGCTATCTCTCGATCCGCCACGTCTTCACCGAACACAGCCGCGCCGAGTACGTCAGAGCCTACAGCGCGAGTTCCGAAGACGTCCGCGAACGGGAGGAGCTCCTCGAGGAGATCGAATCCGTCGCGGACATGGAACAGATCGCGACCGAACTCTCGCGGTAG
- a CDS encoding protein translocase SEC61 complex subunit gamma: protein MDVPYDLTSYVRVLKMAKTPSTNEFLQVSKIAGAGIIFIGLVGFIIGTIMVFLTSAGGA, encoded by the coding sequence ATGGACGTTCCGTACGATCTCACCTCGTACGTCAGGGTGTTAAAAATGGCAAAGACACCGTCGACGAACGAGTTCCTGCAGGTCTCGAAGATCGCCGGCGCTGGAATCATCTTCATCGGTCTCGTCGGGTTCATCATCGGTACGATCATGGTGTTCCTGACCAGTGCAGGTGGCGCCTAA
- a CDS encoding NAD(P)/FAD-dependent oxidoreductase, whose translation MTDNVVVLGAGYAGAGAVKKLQSELDADASLTWIADVNYHLVLHEAHRVIRDPNVRSDITIPVGEIADRSTQFIQDEVTGIDTDDRLVSLAEGEEVEYDYLMVGLGSQTAYYGIPGLEDHSLTLKSLDDALEIHESIKTASEEATRGEPAQIVVGGAGLSGIQTAGEIAEFRDIHRAPIDIHLVEALEEIFPGNDPEIQQALRDLLEDAGVEIHTDDPITEAEDGVIHFDEGEPLEFDTFVWTGGITGRDALDDADLENEHNRVTTEANFQTSDERVFAIGDSAIIDQGDQPAPPTAQAAWQAAEVVGENIPRAIENRPLKTWEYDDKGTVISVGDKAVAHDVKMLPFDTFGGFPAKNLKKLIAARWMADITSWNRARTSWSSL comes from the coding sequence ATGACAGACAATGTAGTCGTACTCGGTGCTGGCTACGCCGGCGCCGGCGCCGTCAAGAAACTCCAGTCGGAGCTCGATGCCGACGCCTCGCTCACGTGGATCGCCGACGTCAACTACCATCTCGTTCTCCACGAAGCCCACCGCGTGATTCGCGACCCGAACGTCCGATCCGACATCACGATTCCGGTCGGCGAGATCGCCGATCGATCGACGCAGTTCATTCAGGACGAAGTCACCGGCATCGACACCGACGACCGACTCGTCTCGCTCGCGGAGGGCGAGGAGGTCGAGTACGACTACCTGATGGTCGGCCTCGGCAGCCAGACCGCTTACTACGGTATTCCGGGCCTCGAAGACCACTCGCTGACCCTCAAGAGCCTCGACGACGCACTCGAGATCCACGAATCGATCAAGACCGCCAGCGAGGAAGCGACTCGCGGCGAACCCGCACAGATCGTCGTCGGCGGTGCGGGACTGTCGGGAATCCAGACGGCGGGCGAAATCGCCGAGTTCCGTGACATCCATCGCGCCCCGATCGACATCCACCTCGTCGAGGCGCTCGAGGAGATCTTCCCCGGCAACGATCCGGAGATCCAGCAGGCCCTGCGCGACCTCCTCGAGGACGCGGGCGTCGAGATCCACACCGACGACCCGATCACCGAAGCCGAAGACGGCGTCATCCACTTCGACGAGGGCGAGCCCCTCGAGTTCGATACCTTCGTCTGGACCGGTGGCATCACCGGCCGCGACGCGCTCGACGACGCCGACCTCGAGAACGAGCACAACCGCGTCACCACCGAGGCGAACTTCCAGACCTCCGACGAGCGCGTCTTCGCGATCGGCGACTCGGCCATCATCGACCAGGGCGACCAGCCCGCGCCACCGACGGCCCAGGCCGCCTGGCAAGCCGCGGAGGTCGTCGGCGAGAACATCCCTCGAGCGATCGAGAACCGACCGCTGAAAACGTGGGAGTACGACGACAAAGGAACCGTCATTTCGGTCGGCGACAAGGCGGTCGCCCACGACGTCAAGATGCTGCCGTTCGACACGTTCGGCGGCTTCCCCGCGAAGAACCTCAAGAAACTCATCGCCGCCCGCTGGATGGCCGACATCACGTCCTGGAACCGCGCCCGGACGTCGTGGTCGTCGCTGTAG